The Streptomyces camelliae genome window below encodes:
- the cofD gene encoding 2-phospho-L-lactate transferase, giving the protein MRIVVLAGGIGGARFLRGLKRAVPDAEITVIGNTGDDIHLFGLKVCPDLDTVMYTLGDGINEEQGWGRADETFRLKEELAAYGVGPEWFGLGDRDFATHIVRTQMLGAGYPLSAVTEALCDRWQPGVKLIPMTDDRVETHVAVDVDGERKAVHFQEYWVRLRAEVPAEAIVPVGAEQAKPAPGVLEAIAAADVILFPPSNPVVSIGTILAVPGIREAIAEAGVPVVGLSPIVGDAPVRGMADKVLAAVGVESTAAAVAEHYGSGLLDGWLVDTVDAGAVERVEADGIRCRAVPLMMTDVDAAAQMAREALALAEEVRGA; this is encoded by the coding sequence ATGCGCATTGTGGTTCTGGCAGGCGGCATCGGCGGTGCCCGTTTCCTGCGCGGTCTGAAGCGGGCCGTGCCGGACGCGGAGATCACGGTGATCGGCAACACCGGCGACGACATCCACCTCTTCGGGCTGAAGGTCTGCCCGGACCTCGACACGGTGATGTACACGCTGGGCGACGGCATCAACGAGGAGCAGGGCTGGGGACGGGCCGACGAGACCTTCCGGCTCAAGGAGGAGCTGGCGGCCTACGGCGTCGGACCCGAGTGGTTCGGCCTCGGCGACCGGGACTTCGCCACGCACATCGTGCGGACGCAGATGCTCGGCGCGGGCTATCCGCTCAGCGCGGTCACCGAGGCGCTGTGCGACCGCTGGCAGCCGGGCGTGAAGCTGATCCCGATGACCGACGACCGCGTGGAGACCCACGTGGCCGTAGACGTGGACGGCGAGCGCAAGGCGGTTCATTTCCAGGAGTACTGGGTACGGCTGCGCGCCGAGGTCCCGGCTGAGGCGATCGTGCCCGTCGGCGCCGAGCAGGCCAAGCCGGCACCCGGCGTGCTGGAGGCCATCGCGGCGGCGGACGTCATCCTCTTCCCGCCGTCCAACCCGGTCGTGTCCATCGGCACCATCCTCGCCGTGCCCGGCATCCGGGAGGCGATCGCGGAGGCGGGCGTGCCGGTGGTGGGCCTGTCCCCCATCGTCGGGGACGCGCCCGTGCGCGGGATGGCGGACAAGGTGCTCGCCGCGGTCGGCGTGGAGTCCACGGCCGCCGCGGTCGCCGAGCACTACGGCTCCGGCCTGCTGGACGGCTGGCTGGTCGACACCGTGGACGCGGGCGCGGTCGAGCGGGTCGAGGCGGACGGCATCCGCTGCCGGGCCGTACCGCTGATGATGACCGACGTCGACGCGGCCGCGCAGATGGCGCGCGAGGCGCTGGCGCTGGCCGAGGAGGTGCGGGGAGCGTGA
- a CDS encoding cysteine dioxygenase, protein MNSDNDLQIAGDILEVPHLLQPPREHPVTVAEFVGLARAIAADRSQWAHLVRYDATTRWYHRLRTGPGYEVWLLSWVPGQGSGLHDHGRSSGVLTVLEGTLTERTERGTRALAAGAQRVFAPGYVHEVVNDALEPAVSLHVYHPGLTQMPMHTSPHCEARPVTA, encoded by the coding sequence ATGAACAGCGACAACGACCTCCAGATCGCCGGCGACATCCTCGAAGTCCCGCACCTGCTCCAGCCGCCGCGCGAGCACCCGGTCACGGTGGCCGAGTTCGTGGGCCTCGCGCGCGCGATCGCCGCCGACCGCTCCCAGTGGGCCCATCTCGTCCGCTACGACGCCACGACCCGCTGGTACCACCGGCTGCGCACGGGCCCCGGCTACGAGGTGTGGCTGCTGAGCTGGGTGCCGGGTCAGGGCAGCGGGCTGCACGACCACGGCCGCTCCTCCGGTGTCCTCACCGTCCTGGAGGGCACCCTGACCGAGCGCACGGAACGCGGCACGCGCGCGTTGGCGGCGGGCGCACAGAGGGTGTTCGCACCGGGGTACGTCCACGAGGTCGTCAACGACGCACTGGAGCCGGCCGTCAGCCTGCACGTGTACCACCCGGGCCTGACCCAGATGCCGATGCACACCTCACCGCACTGCGAAGCTCGTCCGGTGACTGCCTGA
- a CDS encoding WhiB family transcriptional regulator → MTELVQQLLVDDADEELGWQERALCAQTDPESFFPEKGGSTREAKKVCLACEVRSECLEYALANDERFGIWGGLSERERRRLKKAAV, encoded by the coding sequence ATGACCGAGCTGGTGCAGCAACTGCTGGTCGACGACGCGGACGAGGAACTCGGCTGGCAGGAGCGCGCGCTGTGCGCCCAGACCGACCCCGAGTCCTTCTTCCCCGAGAAGGGCGGCTCCACCAGAGAGGCGAAGAAGGTCTGCCTCGCCTGCGAGGTGCGCTCCGAGTGCCTTGAGTACGCCCTCGCCAACGACGAGCGCTTCGGCATCTGGGGCGGCCTGTCCGAGCGGGAGCGCCGCCGCCTGAAGAAGGCAGCCGTCTGA
- a CDS encoding glycosyltransferase family 2 protein, translating to MSVHSHTAAQDPAATPEFPRHVVTAVLVSHDGARWLPDALAGLLGQERPVQHAVAADTGSADDSARLLTEALGDGHVLHLARRTGFGQAVEEASRTAPVLTPEELPYLKRPSGWDPVTRTWRDDAYDLPELPHGEPVQWLWLLHDDCAPEPDALAQLLRVVENELELGRDDVAVVGPKLRGWYDRRQLLEVGVSIANSGRRWTGLDRREQDQGQHDHVRTVLSVSSAGMLIRRDVFEQLGGFDRRLPLMRDDVDLCWRAHSAGHRVLVAPDAVVRHAEAASRERRTVDCAGRTAASPHKVDKAGAVYTLLVNIRGAALPWVLLRLVLGTVLRTVAYLVGKVPGQAVDEIRGLLGTLLRPERIIAARRRRGPSRIDKGELRQLLPPPGATVRATVEQVAGNFTGGRDSDTSSAGRHGGAMESGPGGDDADFLQIEQFARLKRIARNPGPVLFLALLLISLVACRALLGGGALAGGALLPAPDGAGELWSRFTDAWHPVGAGGTPSAPPYLAIVATFATLLFGSTGLAVTVLLVASVPLAGFTAYFASRPLVTSRLLRAWAAIAYAFLPATTGALAGGRIGTAVLAVLLPLIARAGIAASGLANRSGARGSWRATWAYALLLTITTAFTPIVWPIALLLGLGVLALRRGDLVAHALRFLAQLGTPLLILAPWSLTLLPTGFFTEAGLDYGPSTASALDLLGASPGGAGTVHGLMLLGIVLAALAALLRSERQLGIRTAWAVALVALVFAVLSNKSTWAGPATLVYGIALLAAATLGADGARARVAEQSFGWRQPVAALVAFASAAGPLLVAAGWMLGGADGPLERRDPTQVPAFVAEDSTTGDRARTLILDSDSTARVRYTLVRGSGARMGDAELSAADGANTRLDKVVANLLAGSGADQANELGGFAVRYVLVHKGAPRDFTRVLDATPGLSRLSQQGGSALWRVDQEVSRATIVPAGGSGTAQPVSAGPVEIHTTVPSGADGRVLRLADTASDGWTATLDGKPLTRTTVDGWAQGFQLPASGGRLDVTYDDPITHTAWLWAQGALAVVLVVLALPGRRRDVDDDLPEAEPLPAQATTGEGRRARRLRAQAEEQSEEQTGEESMAAPPLPEEPPAAAVPHQQPYGDWDQSSYTNTGYGGYAADQFQSGAPYQTPAYDQQGYARDPYQNGQYDPYAYSGTADQMPYDPTAYQQQGYDPAYDPAHQGYDHGTGSERPDGSQQ from the coding sequence ATGTCCGTGCACAGCCACACGGCAGCCCAAGACCCTGCTGCCACACCTGAGTTCCCGCGCCACGTGGTGACCGCGGTCCTCGTCTCCCACGACGGTGCCCGCTGGCTGCCCGACGCCCTCGCCGGGCTGCTCGGCCAGGAGCGCCCCGTCCAGCACGCGGTCGCGGCCGACACCGGCAGTGCGGACGACTCCGCCCGGCTGCTCACCGAAGCCCTCGGCGACGGACACGTCCTGCACCTGGCCCGCCGCACCGGCTTCGGCCAGGCCGTCGAGGAGGCGAGCCGCACCGCCCCGGTCCTCACCCCGGAAGAGCTGCCGTACCTCAAGCGCCCCAGCGGCTGGGACCCGGTCACGCGCACCTGGCGCGACGACGCCTACGACCTGCCCGAACTGCCGCACGGCGAGCCCGTCCAGTGGCTCTGGCTGCTGCACGACGACTGCGCCCCCGAACCCGACGCCCTCGCCCAGCTGCTGCGGGTCGTCGAGAACGAACTGGAACTGGGCCGCGACGACGTCGCGGTCGTCGGCCCCAAGCTGCGCGGCTGGTACGACCGCCGGCAGCTGCTGGAGGTCGGTGTCTCCATCGCCAACTCCGGCCGCCGCTGGACCGGCCTGGACCGCCGCGAACAGGACCAGGGCCAGCACGACCACGTCCGCACCGTGCTGTCCGTGTCCAGCGCCGGCATGCTCATCCGGCGCGACGTCTTCGAACAGCTCGGCGGCTTCGACCGCAGACTGCCCCTGATGCGCGACGACGTCGATTTGTGCTGGCGCGCCCACAGCGCCGGCCACCGCGTCCTCGTCGCCCCCGACGCGGTCGTACGGCACGCCGAGGCCGCCTCCCGCGAGCGCCGCACCGTCGACTGCGCCGGCCGCACCGCCGCCTCCCCGCACAAGGTCGACAAGGCCGGCGCCGTCTACACCCTGCTCGTCAACATCCGCGGCGCCGCGCTGCCCTGGGTCCTGCTCCGGCTCGTCCTCGGCACCGTCCTCAGGACCGTCGCCTACCTCGTCGGCAAGGTCCCGGGCCAGGCCGTCGACGAGATCCGCGGCCTGCTCGGCACCCTGCTGCGCCCCGAGCGGATCATCGCCGCCCGGCGCCGCCGCGGCCCCTCGCGGATCGACAAGGGCGAGCTGCGCCAGCTCCTGCCGCCGCCCGGCGCCACCGTCCGGGCCACCGTCGAGCAGGTCGCGGGCAACTTCACCGGCGGCAGGGACAGCGACACCTCCTCGGCCGGCCGGCACGGCGGCGCCATGGAGTCCGGCCCCGGCGGCGACGACGCCGACTTCCTGCAGATCGAGCAGTTCGCCCGGCTCAAGCGCATCGCCCGCAACCCCGGCCCGGTGCTCTTCCTGGCCCTGCTGCTGATCTCCCTCGTCGCCTGCCGCGCCCTGCTCGGCGGCGGCGCGCTCGCGGGCGGCGCCCTGCTGCCCGCCCCGGACGGCGCCGGCGAGCTGTGGTCCCGCTTCACCGACGCGTGGCACCCGGTGGGCGCGGGCGGCACCCCGTCCGCGCCGCCCTACCTCGCGATCGTCGCGACCTTCGCCACACTCCTGTTCGGCTCGACCGGACTCGCGGTCACCGTCCTGCTGGTCGCCTCGGTGCCGCTCGCCGGGTTCACCGCCTACTTCGCGTCCCGGCCGCTCGTCACCTCCCGGCTGCTGCGCGCGTGGGCCGCCATCGCCTACGCCTTCCTGCCCGCCACCACCGGCGCCCTGGCCGGCGGCCGCATCGGCACCGCCGTCCTCGCCGTGCTGCTGCCGCTCATCGCGCGCGCGGGCATCGCCGCGAGCGGCCTCGCGAACCGCTCCGGCGCGCGCGGCAGTTGGCGCGCCACCTGGGCGTACGCGCTGCTGCTGACCATCACCACCGCCTTCACGCCGATCGTCTGGCCCATCGCGCTGCTCCTCGGCCTCGGCGTGCTCGCCCTGCGCCGCGGCGACCTCGTCGCCCACGCCCTGCGCTTCCTCGCCCAGCTCGGCACCCCGCTGCTGATCCTCGCCCCCTGGTCGCTGACCCTGCTCCCGACCGGCTTCTTCACGGAAGCCGGCCTGGACTACGGCCCCTCGACCGCCTCCGCGCTCGACCTGCTCGGCGCCAGCCCCGGCGGCGCGGGCACCGTGCACGGTCTGATGCTCCTCGGCATCGTCCTCGCCGCGCTCGCCGCCCTCCTGCGCTCCGAGCGCCAACTGGGCATCCGCACCGCCTGGGCCGTCGCCCTCGTCGCCCTCGTCTTCGCCGTCCTGTCCAACAAGTCCACCTGGGCCGGACCGGCCACCCTCGTCTACGGCATCGCCCTGCTGGCCGCCGCCACCCTCGGCGCCGACGGCGCACGCGCGCGCGTGGCCGAGCAGAGCTTCGGCTGGCGCCAGCCCGTCGCCGCCCTGGTCGCCTTCGCCTCGGCCGCGGGCCCGCTGCTCGTCGCCGCCGGCTGGATGCTCGGCGGCGCCGACGGCCCCCTGGAGCGCCGCGACCCCACCCAGGTGCCCGCGTTCGTCGCCGAGGACTCCACCACCGGCGACCGCGCGCGCACCCTGATCCTCGACAGCGACTCCACCGCGCGCGTGCGCTACACCCTGGTCCGCGGCTCGGGCGCCCGCATGGGCGACGCCGAACTCAGCGCCGCCGACGGCGCGAACACCCGGCTGGACAAGGTCGTCGCCAACCTCCTCGCCGGCTCCGGCGCCGACCAGGCGAACGAACTCGGCGGCTTCGCCGTGCGCTACGTCCTCGTCCACAAGGGCGCGCCCCGCGACTTCACGCGCGTCCTCGACGCCACGCCCGGCCTGAGCCGGCTCAGCCAGCAGGGCGGCAGCGCCCTGTGGCGCGTCGACCAGGAGGTCTCCCGCGCCACCATCGTCCCCGCCGGCGGCTCGGGCACGGCCCAGCCGGTCAGTGCGGGACCGGTGGAGATCCACACGACCGTCCCGTCCGGCGCGGACGGCCGCGTCCTGCGCCTCGCCGACACCGCCTCCGACGGCTGGACGGCCACCCTGGACGGCAAGCCGCTCACCCGCACCACGGTCGACGGCTGGGCCCAGGGCTTCCAGCTGCCCGCGAGCGGCGGCCGGCTCGACGTCACCTACGACGACCCGATCACCCACACCGCCTGGCTGTGGGCCCAGGGCGCACTCGCCGTCGTCCTGGTCGTCCTCGCCCTGCCCGGCCGCCGCCGCGACGTCGACGACGACCTGCCCGAGGCGGAGCCCCTCCCCGCTCAGGCCACGACGGGTGAGGGCCGCCGCGCCCGCCGCCTGCGCGCCCAGGCCGAGGAGCAGAGCGAGGAGCAGACGGGGGAGGAGTCCATGGCCGCCCCACCCCTGCCCGAGGAGCCCCCGGCGGCGGCCGTACCCCACCAGCAGCCCTATGGCGACTGGGACCAGTCCTCCTACACGAACACCGGATACGGCGGCTACGCGGCCGACCAGTTCCAGTCCGGCGCCCCGTACCAGACGCCCGCCTACGACCAGCAGGGCTACGCGCGGGACCCGTACCAGAACGGCCAGTACGACCCGTACGCCTACAGCGGTACGGCCGACCAGATGCCGTACGACCCGACGGCGTACCAGCAGCAGGGCTACGACCCGGCGTACGACCCCGCCCACCAGGGCTACGACCACGGCACCGGCAGTGAGCGCCCCGACGGGAGCCAGCAGTGA
- a CDS encoding DUF5719 family protein, which yields MNRTTLSLIAGTAALAAVTAFAAFDGPSAAGASAPKVAADLPVQRTSLLCPAPSISDIADTSYTSFTPVTQGAASSGKAQLQSAAEQSADGTDNSQSSGSQTGKGAKGSKGTKGTKDSKGGQKASGASGQPVLTPKAPGTPATGDSSGADAPALIGTADGQFAPGWTVQETTEVAAGTGRGLQGVTCGPADTEFWFPGASTAASRTDYVHLTNPDDSAAVVDIELYGKDGAIKSPLGENLTVPPRASKPILLSTLTDTQQPDLTVHVSVRSGRVGAAVQALDGKTGGDWLAAAADPAPSLVLPGIPKDATDVRLIAFTPGGDDADLKVRLASPDGLITPAGNETLHVKSGMTTAADLGAVTRGEAGSLVLTPTDRSVPVVAALQVVRGKGDKQETAFIPATAPVGTRATVAYNSGTGTTLALTAPTATATVKVTASAGSDGGTAATKTYTIKSGTTQNVDVPVPSGLQGTYALTVETTSGGPVYASRTLAATEAGVPGFTIQTLANDRGMVAVPETTEDLAVLQK from the coding sequence GTGAACCGCACGACCCTGTCCCTGATCGCCGGCACCGCCGCGCTGGCCGCCGTCACCGCGTTCGCCGCGTTCGACGGCCCGTCCGCGGCCGGGGCCTCCGCCCCCAAGGTGGCCGCCGACCTCCCGGTGCAGCGTACGAGCCTGCTGTGCCCGGCGCCGAGCATCTCGGACATCGCCGACACGTCGTACACCTCGTTCACACCCGTCACCCAGGGCGCCGCGAGCAGTGGCAAGGCCCAACTCCAGTCGGCGGCAGAGCAGTCGGCGGACGGCACGGACAACTCCCAGTCGAGCGGCTCCCAGACGGGCAAGGGCGCCAAGGGCTCGAAGGGAACGAAGGGGACGAAAGACTCCAAGGGTGGACAGAAGGCGTCGGGGGCGTCGGGCCAGCCGGTGCTCACCCCCAAGGCGCCCGGCACCCCCGCCACCGGCGACAGCTCCGGTGCCGACGCACCCGCGCTCATCGGCACCGCCGACGGGCAGTTCGCGCCCGGCTGGACCGTCCAGGAGACCACCGAGGTGGCCGCCGGCACCGGCCGCGGCCTCCAGGGCGTCACCTGCGGCCCCGCGGACACCGAGTTCTGGTTCCCGGGCGCCAGCACCGCCGCGAGCCGCACCGACTACGTCCATCTGACCAACCCCGACGACTCCGCCGCCGTCGTCGACATCGAGCTGTACGGCAAGGACGGCGCGATCAAGTCCCCGCTCGGCGAGAACCTCACGGTCCCGCCGCGCGCGAGCAAGCCGATCCTGCTCTCCACCCTCACCGACACACAGCAGCCCGACCTGACCGTGCACGTCAGCGTCCGCAGCGGCCGGGTCGGCGCGGCCGTACAGGCCCTGGACGGCAAGACGGGCGGCGACTGGCTGGCCGCGGCCGCCGACCCGGCTCCCAGCCTGGTCCTGCCCGGCATCCCGAAGGACGCCACCGACGTCCGGCTGATCGCCTTCACCCCCGGCGGCGACGACGCCGACCTCAAGGTCCGCCTGGCCTCGCCCGACGGCCTGATCACCCCGGCCGGCAACGAGACCCTGCACGTGAAGTCCGGCATGACGACAGCGGCCGACCTCGGCGCCGTGACCCGTGGCGAGGCGGGTTCCCTGGTGCTGACCCCCACCGACCGGTCGGTCCCGGTCGTGGCGGCGCTCCAGGTCGTCCGCGGCAAGGGCGACAAGCAGGAGACGGCCTTCATCCCGGCCACGGCCCCCGTCGGCACGCGCGCGACGGTGGCCTACAACAGCGGCACGGGCACCACCCTGGCCCTGACCGCGCCGACCGCCACGGCCACGGTCAAGGTCACCGCCTCGGCGGGCAGCGACGGCGGCACGGCGGCGACGAAGACGTACACGATCAAGTCCGGCACGACCCAGAACGTCGACGTCCCCGTCCCGTCCGGCCTCCAGGGCACCTACGCCCTCACCGTGGAAACCACCTCGGGCGGCCCGGTCTACGCATCCCGCACCCTGGCCGCCACCGAGGCCGGAGTCCCCGGCTTCACCATCCAGACCCTGGCGAACGACCGGGGAATGGTGGCGGTGCCGGAGACGACGGAGGACCTGGCGGTGTTGCAGAAGTAG
- a CDS encoding metallopeptidase family protein, which translates to MDNRVPPRATGPGPRRRDRHGRGMRGPIAPPQVPLAASRADAFADLVQDSVERLERRWPQLADIDFLVLEVPRLDARAEQVWSDEAVPLGGVVSARDGQRARVVVYRRPVEIRTKGRDERAALVHEVVVEQVAELLGLTPETVDPRYGED; encoded by the coding sequence ATGGACAACCGTGTACCGCCCCGTGCCACCGGCCCCGGGCCTCGTCGCCGTGATCGCCACGGGCGGGGCATGCGGGGGCCGATCGCACCGCCGCAGGTGCCGCTCGCGGCCAGCCGTGCCGACGCGTTCGCGGACCTGGTGCAGGACTCCGTGGAGCGTCTCGAACGGCGGTGGCCGCAGCTGGCCGACATCGATTTCCTCGTGCTGGAGGTGCCCCGGCTGGACGCGCGTGCCGAGCAGGTGTGGAGCGACGAGGCCGTGCCGCTGGGCGGGGTCGTGTCCGCGCGGGACGGGCAACGGGCGCGCGTGGTCGTGTACCGGCGGCCGGTGGAGATCCGCACCAAGGGGCGCGACGAGCGGGCCGCGCTGGTGCACGAGGTGGTCGTGGAGCAGGTGGCCGAGCTGCTGGGGCTGACTCCGGAGACCGTCGATCCCCGGTACGGGGAGGACTGA
- a CDS encoding DUF3499 domain-containing protein, giving the protein MESRRGPLKSAVPSNVVSPVRRCSRTACGRPAVATLTYVYADSTAVLGPLATYAEPHCYDLCAEHSERLTAPRGWEVVRLLDGSAPARPSGDDLEALANAVREAARPQERAAGAGGGARTADPMEVARRGHLRVLRSPDN; this is encoded by the coding sequence GTGGAGAGTCGTCGCGGCCCGCTCAAGAGTGCGGTACCGTCCAACGTCGTGAGCCCTGTACGTCGCTGTTCGCGCACCGCCTGCGGCCGACCCGCCGTGGCGACGCTGACGTACGTCTACGCCGACTCGACCGCGGTCCTCGGCCCGCTCGCCACCTACGCCGAACCCCACTGCTACGACCTGTGTGCCGAGCACTCCGAGCGCCTCACCGCACCCCGCGGCTGGGAGGTCGTACGCCTCCTCGACGGCTCCGCTCCCGCGCGGCCCAGCGGGGACGACCTGGAAGCGCTTGCCAACGCCGTACGCGAGGCGGCCCGCCCCCAGGAGCGCGCGGCCGGGGCAGGCGGCGGGGCCCGCACGGCGGACCCCATGGAGGTGGCCCGCCGCGGTCATCTCCGGGTTCTGCGCTCCCCGGACAACTGA
- a CDS encoding phosphomannomutase/phosphoglucomutase has translation MAADLSQIVKAYDVRGVVPDQWDESLAGLFGAAFAEVTGASAIVVGHDMRPSSPGLSRAFARGAADRGVDVTEIGLCSTDQLYYASGALNLPGAMFTASHNPAQYNGIKLCRAGAAPVGQDTGLAQIRELVEGWLESGAPEPVAEPGTLSSRETLNDYAEHLRSLVDLTSIRPLKVVVDAGNGMGGHTVPSVFEGLPLTLVPMYFELDGTFPNHEANPLDPANLVDLQKRVPEEGADLGIAFDGDADRCFVVDEHGDPVSPSAITALVAARELARNGGTGTIIHNLITSRTVPEVVKENGGTPVRTRVGHSFIKAEMATSGAIFGGEHSAHYYFKDFWNADTGMLAALHVLAALGGQDGPLSSLVAQYDRYVGSGEINSTVADQADRLAAIRAAYENRADVTLDDLDGLTVAAADWWFNVRPSNTEPLLRLNAEAKDEATMTKIRDEALAIIRA, from the coding sequence GTGGCTGCTGATCTGTCGCAGATCGTGAAGGCGTACGACGTGCGCGGAGTGGTCCCGGACCAGTGGGACGAGTCACTGGCCGGACTCTTCGGTGCCGCCTTCGCGGAGGTGACGGGAGCCTCGGCGATCGTCGTCGGCCACGACATGCGGCCCTCGTCCCCGGGCCTGTCCCGCGCCTTCGCGCGCGGCGCGGCGGACCGCGGTGTGGACGTCACCGAGATCGGCCTGTGCTCCACGGACCAGCTGTACTACGCCTCGGGCGCGCTGAACCTGCCCGGCGCCATGTTCACGGCCTCCCACAACCCGGCCCAGTACAACGGCATCAAGCTGTGCCGCGCGGGCGCCGCCCCGGTCGGCCAGGACACCGGCCTCGCGCAGATCCGCGAACTGGTCGAGGGCTGGCTGGAGTCGGGTGCCCCGGAGCCGGTCGCCGAGCCGGGAACCCTGTCCTCGCGCGAGACGTTGAACGACTACGCGGAGCACCTGCGCTCGCTCGTCGACCTGACCTCCATCCGCCCCCTGAAGGTCGTGGTCGACGCGGGCAACGGCATGGGCGGGCACACGGTCCCGTCCGTCTTCGAGGGCCTGCCCCTGACCCTCGTCCCGATGTACTTCGAGCTGGACGGCACCTTCCCGAACCACGAGGCCAACCCGCTCGACCCGGCCAACCTCGTGGACCTGCAGAAGCGGGTTCCCGAGGAGGGCGCCGACCTGGGCATCGCCTTCGACGGCGACGCCGACCGCTGCTTCGTCGTGGACGAGCACGGCGACCCGGTCTCCCCGTCCGCGATCACCGCGCTGGTCGCCGCGCGCGAGCTGGCCCGCAACGGCGGCACGGGCACGATCATCCACAACCTGATCACGTCCCGTACGGTCCCGGAGGTCGTGAAGGAGAACGGCGGCACCCCGGTCCGCACCCGGGTCGGCCACTCCTTCATCAAGGCCGAGATGGCGACGTCGGGCGCGATCTTCGGCGGCGAGCACTCCGCCCACTACTACTTCAAGGACTTCTGGAACGCCGACACGGGCATGCTGGCCGCCCTGCACGTCCTCGCGGCTCTCGGCGGCCAGGACGGCCCGCTGTCCTCCCTCGTCGCCCAGTACGACCGCTACGTCGGCTCCGGCGAGATCAACTCGACGGTCGCCGACCAGGCCGACCGCCTCGCCGCGATCCGCGCCGCGTACGAGAACCGCGCCGACGTCACCCTGGACGACCTCGACGGCCTCACGGTCGCCGCGGCCGACTGGTGGTTCAACGTCCGCCCCTCCAACACGGAGCCCCTCCTCCGCCTGAACGCCGAGGCGAAGGACGAGGCGACGATGACCAAGATCAGGGACGAGGCCCTGGCGATCATCAGGGCCTGA
- a CDS encoding Trm112 family protein: protein MPLEAGLLEILACPACHAPLKEQDTELICTSQDCGLAYPVRDGIPVLLVDEARRPE, encoded by the coding sequence ATGCCGCTCGAAGCCGGCCTCCTGGAGATCCTCGCCTGCCCGGCCTGCCACGCCCCCCTCAAGGAGCAGGACACCGAGCTGATCTGCACGAGCCAGGACTGCGGCCTCGCCTACCCCGTCCGCGACGGCATCCCGGTCCTCCTCGTGGACGAGGCCCGCCGCCCCGAGTGA
- a CDS encoding SIS domain-containing protein produces MLDESLLDTPEGLSEADRRGLLRGAAEAGARVRTAARHAAEAGIADLKPDGRPRAVLIAGPGAAATHTADLIGALVGVGSPVVRLAPTGVAPAAGALRWELPGWAGSVDLLLIVTPDGTEPSLSLLTDQAYRRGVSVVAVAPARTPLAEAVTGAHGLFVPMATAPYDQSEPLAASSPGVFWALLTPLLALLDRVGLLSAPPEALEKVADRLDHIAERCGPAIVTYSNPAKTLAAELADALPVVWTEGTSAGPAGHRFAAALAELAGRPALVAELPEALAAHSALLAGPLAASADPDDFFRDRVEEAPALHARVVLLRDRPSQGLTAAPAARDLALSHDTPISELEPEEGGELETLAELIAVTDFAAVYLALASGA; encoded by the coding sequence ATGCTGGACGAATCGCTGCTCGACACCCCGGAGGGCCTCTCCGAGGCCGATCGCCGAGGCCTGCTGCGCGGCGCCGCCGAGGCCGGCGCCCGCGTCCGCACCGCCGCCCGGCACGCCGCCGAGGCCGGCATCGCCGACCTCAAACCCGACGGCCGCCCCCGCGCCGTCCTGATCGCAGGCCCCGGCGCCGCCGCCACCCACACCGCCGACCTCATCGGCGCGCTGGTCGGCGTCGGCAGCCCCGTCGTCCGCCTGGCCCCCACCGGCGTCGCCCCGGCCGCGGGCGCCCTGCGCTGGGAACTGCCGGGCTGGGCCGGTTCCGTGGACCTGCTCCTGATCGTCACCCCGGACGGCACCGAACCGAGCCTCTCCCTCCTCACCGACCAGGCCTACCGCCGTGGCGTCTCCGTCGTCGCCGTGGCCCCGGCCCGCACCCCGCTCGCCGAGGCGGTCACCGGCGCGCACGGCCTGTTCGTACCGATGGCGACGGCACCGTACGACCAGAGCGAACCGCTCGCCGCGTCCTCCCCGGGCGTCTTCTGGGCGCTGCTCACCCCGCTGCTCGCCCTGCTGGACCGCGTCGGCCTGCTCAGCGCCCCGCCGGAGGCGCTGGAGAAGGTCGCCGACCGGCTGGACCACATCGCCGAGCGCTGCGGCCCCGCCATCGTGACCTACAGCAACCCGGCCAAGACCCTCGCCGCCGAACTCGCCGACGCGCTCCCCGTGGTGTGGACGGAAGGCACCTCGGCCGGCCCCGCCGGGCACCGCTTCGCCGCCGCCCTCGCCGAGCTCGCCGGCCGCCCCGCGCTCGTCGCCGAACTCCCCGAGGCGCTCGCCGCGCACAGCGCCCTGCTGGCCGGCCCGCTGGCTGCCAGCGCCGACCCCGACGACTTCTTCCGCGACCGCGTGGAGGAGGCGCCCGCGCTGCACGCGCGCGTAGTGCTGCTCCGCGACCGCCCGAGTCAAGGCCTCACTGCCGCCCCCGCCGCCCGCGACCTGGCCCTCAGCCACGACACGCCGATCAGCGAACTCGAACCGGAGGAGGGCGGCGAACTGGAGACCCTCGCGGAACTGATCGCCGTCACGGATTTCGCCGCCGTTTACCTGGCGCTCGCTTCCGGGGCCTGA